In Methanosarcina siciliae T4/M, one genomic interval encodes:
- a CDS encoding nascent polypeptide-associated complex protein, protein MFPGMGGVGGRGMNPAKMKQMMKQMGIDVKELKDVEEVIIKTADSNIIIENANVTIMTVQGSETYQIVGDAKEVPKSLEIPAEDIKLVMEQTGVSEEEAKNALKNSNGDLAEAIVALSSA, encoded by the coding sequence ATGTTTCCAGGAATGGGAGGCGTGGGCGGCCGGGGGATGAACCCGGCTAAAATGAAGCAGATGATGAAACAGATGGGGATTGATGTTAAGGAACTTAAGGATGTTGAAGAGGTTATTATAAAGACTGCCGACTCTAACATAATTATTGAGAACGCAAACGTCACTATAATGACAGTCCAGGGTTCGGAAACATATCAGATTGTAGGCGATGCAAAAGAAGTCCCAAAATCTCTGGAAATCCCTGCTGAAGACATCAAACTCGTAATGGAGCAGACTGGCGTCTCCGAAGAAGAAGCCAAGAATGCCCTGAAAAACTCAAACGGAGATCTGGCAGAAGCCATTGTGGCTCTTTCTTCTGCCTGA
- a CDS encoding HesB/IscA family protein, whose translation MIEVTEKAASELKTLLEQEDKSDLALRVFVAGVACSGIQYGLALDDEVSEDDVTMESNGIKLVMTKDIEKNFTEGSIDYIEDENGKGFLIRNPNAGGCGTCGGCH comes from the coding sequence ATGATTGAAGTAACAGAAAAAGCAGCTTCAGAGCTTAAAACACTGCTAGAACAGGAAGATAAGTCTGACCTTGCACTCAGAGTCTTTGTTGCTGGAGTAGCCTGCAGTGGAATCCAGTACGGCCTTGCTCTTGACGATGAAGTTAGCGAAGACGACGTCACGATGGAAAGCAATGGAATTAAGCTTGTAATGACAAAAGACATTGAGAAAAACTTCACTGAAGGCAGCATCGATTACATCGAAGACGAGAACGGAAAAGGCTTCCTAATCCGCAACCCCAATGCCGGCGGATGCGGAACCTGCGGCGGCTGCCATTAA
- a CDS encoding dihydroorotase translates to MPDIHIKNTRIYYNNSLQPAEILIEDGKISKIGKDFRVSSSDMVIDAGGALTLPAGIDVHVHFREPGMTLKENWYTGSCSAAAGGIATVIDQPNTLPPTTDRRSFEQKLKLARKKSIVDFGINGGVTGNIEKLRELWRLGVTAFGEIFMAESTGGLNINEETFEEALVEVKKLGALATIHAEDEKMRLELEQLLKGEVSCDYHSKVRPNACEASAVQCALELISGIQVRAHFCHLSTLEAVGMIRKEKYLAKRENKKPLFTCEVTPHHLFLSTKDWERLRAFGKMNPPLRGSHSIKALVNGLNDGTIDMVASDHAPHLESEKDLDIRAAPSGVPGVETLMPLMLAAVRKNIFPLSKVIMVTSWNPAKAFELDRLGKGRLEVGFDADIMIVDPRNLQPIRAEMLHSKAGWTPFEGMDAVFPEYTLSRGEVIWMEESINAKPGRGNFLEGNGKRSEEDEEGEEENSEEPGSD, encoded by the coding sequence ATGCCTGATATTCACATCAAAAATACGAGAATTTATTACAATAACTCTCTTCAGCCTGCTGAAATCCTTATTGAGGACGGCAAAATTTCAAAAATCGGAAAGGATTTCAGGGTCTCAAGTTCTGATATGGTGATAGATGCGGGGGGTGCACTTACTCTGCCTGCGGGAATTGATGTGCACGTCCACTTCAGGGAACCGGGCATGACCCTGAAGGAAAACTGGTACACAGGATCCTGTTCTGCAGCTGCCGGGGGCATTGCCACTGTTATTGACCAGCCAAACACCCTCCCTCCCACAACGGACAGGCGCTCTTTTGAACAGAAGCTCAAACTTGCCCGGAAGAAGTCCATTGTTGATTTCGGGATTAACGGGGGAGTTACCGGAAACATAGAAAAACTCCGGGAACTCTGGAGGTTGGGAGTTACGGCTTTCGGTGAGATCTTCATGGCAGAGTCCACAGGGGGGCTTAACATCAATGAAGAAACCTTTGAAGAAGCTCTGGTTGAGGTCAAAAAACTCGGAGCTCTTGCCACAATCCATGCCGAGGATGAAAAGATGCGCCTTGAACTGGAGCAGCTATTGAAAGGGGAGGTTTCCTGTGATTACCATTCAAAGGTGCGCCCAAACGCCTGCGAGGCATCGGCTGTCCAGTGTGCTCTTGAACTCATTTCCGGGATCCAGGTCCGGGCACATTTCTGTCATCTGAGTACGCTTGAAGCCGTGGGAATGATCCGAAAAGAAAAATATCTTGCAAAAAGGGAGAACAAAAAGCCTCTTTTTACCTGCGAGGTCACTCCTCATCACCTGTTTCTCTCGACAAAGGATTGGGAAAGGCTCCGGGCTTTTGGTAAAATGAACCCGCCGCTTCGGGGAAGTCATAGTATCAAAGCGCTTGTAAACGGACTGAATGACGGGACTATTGATATGGTGGCTTCAGACCATGCTCCCCACCTTGAGTCTGAAAAAGACCTCGATATTAGGGCCGCTCCCTCCGGAGTGCCCGGGGTTGAAACCCTTATGCCTCTTATGCTTGCCGCGGTTAGGAAAAATATTTTTCCCCTTTCGAAGGTGATAATGGTTACAAGCTGGAATCCTGCAAAAGCTTTCGAGCTTGACCGCCTGGGCAAGGGCAGGCTTGAGGTAGGTTTTGATGCAGACATTATGATCGTGGACCCGCGCAACCTTCAACCCATAAGGGCTGAAATGCTGCACAGTAAGGCGGGCTGGACTCCTTTTGAAGGAATGGATGCGGTTTTCCCTGAGTATACACTCTCCCGGGGTGAGGTAATCTGGATGGAAGAGTCCATCAATGCAAAGCCCGGAAGGGGTAATTTCCTTGAGGGCAATGGAAAAAGGTCAGAAGAAGACGAAGAAGGAGAAGAAGAAAACTCTGAAGAGCCCGGGTCGGATTGA
- the eif1A gene encoding translation initiation factor eIF-1A has product MTLADLKKPTSRIPPGTGETVTRVRTPRRENNEILATVESLLGANRLRLRCMDGVVRMGRIPGSMKKKTWIREGDVVIVVPWEFQNEKADVIWKYTRPQVNWLERKGYLKG; this is encoded by the coding sequence ATCACACTGGCAGACTTAAAGAAACCTACATCAAGAATCCCCCCCGGCACAGGAGAAACAGTTACAAGAGTACGCACACCTCGAAGGGAGAATAACGAAATTCTGGCAACCGTTGAAAGCCTCCTTGGTGCAAACCGCCTCAGGCTCCGCTGTATGGACGGAGTTGTCCGAATGGGAAGGATTCCGGGTTCGATGAAGAAGAAAACCTGGATTCGAGAGGGAGACGTTGTGATTGTTGTCCCTTGGGAATTCCAGAACGAGAAGGCAGACGTGATATGGAAATACACCAGGCCACAGGTAAACTGGCTCGAGAGAAAAGGGTACCTGAAAGGATAA
- a CDS encoding KH domain-containing protein translates to MTQYVKIPKERIGVIIGPKGETKKFIEEKTTCQLEIESDSGKIDVTCEDDPLKEFRILETLKAIGRGFNPEKALEILDDDMLMLEIIDLSDVASTPKELQRIKGRIIGRNGRTRELAESLINVKISVYGKTVSILGYPEQNTIIRTAVKMLLDGTSHGAVYKFLEKKHQELLHSQLDSIDFY, encoded by the coding sequence ATGACCCAGTATGTCAAAATTCCCAAAGAAAGAATCGGAGTAATTATCGGTCCGAAAGGAGAAACAAAGAAATTTATCGAGGAGAAAACCACCTGTCAACTGGAAATCGAAAGCGACAGCGGAAAAATAGATGTTACCTGCGAAGATGACCCATTAAAAGAATTCCGGATTCTTGAAACCCTCAAAGCCATAGGAAGAGGATTCAATCCCGAAAAAGCCCTTGAAATCCTTGACGATGACATGCTGATGCTTGAAATCATTGACCTCTCTGATGTTGCCAGCACCCCAAAAGAGCTTCAGCGCATAAAAGGCAGGATCATAGGCAGAAACGGGAGAACCCGGGAACTTGCGGAAAGCCTGATAAACGTCAAGATCTCCGTATACGGAAAGACCGTATCCATACTCGGATACCCCGAACAGAACACCATAATACGGACAGCCGTAAAAATGCTGCTTGACGGAACCTCCCATGGCGCAGTATACAAATTCCTTGAAAAGAAGCACCAAGAACTGCTGCACTCACAGCTGGACTCAATAGACTTTTACTGA
- a CDS encoding amylo-alpha-1,6-glucosidase, protein MSGIRLGADSFSTYEEGIKKEWIIGNGLGGYASSTVLGAGTRTYHGLLVAAPENSPGRLLLLSSLDEEISTGGEVYRLATHKYPGTVSPTGFNYLSKFILAPFPMWVYQPGAFTVKKKVFMVHNNNTTCVVYDIRSRKEDAILRIFPMVNSRDFHYTTHSGYLSFYQETDSTGLKLESSNGFSFFLSSNLQYHRDPMWYYNFEYDAEKERGLAFQEDNFNPGYFESKLKMGTSRFFIAVSTEDISSLTLEEVEELYTREVYRQNLLAFNSRLTEPFALKLLRATDCFIVKNPSTGESSVIAGYHWFADWGRDTMISLPGLFLVTRRFDEARSTLKNFSRHCRRGLVPNVFPALGGEAVYNTVDASLWFIHALGRYFAYTKDLLFLSEVWDTVESIMDNYRKGTDFGIGMDSDFLIRQGPQLTWMDAKVEDIPVTPRAGKACEINALWYNALKTASRIGGLLGKETSSYETLAAGVASSFEEVFWNPETNCLYDLVTKDEDGNQIKDSSIRPNQIFAVALPYTLLSPEKEKAIVDRVEKDLLTPFGLRTLSTDNPSYKGRYHGGPKERDLAYHNGTVWPWLLGAYVKAYRKVHNYSKKSLEDMRSLLKGFDMHLETAGIGTISEVFDGDFPYSSEGCIAQAWSVAEILRAYVEDVLGIKP, encoded by the coding sequence ATGAGTGGGATAAGGCTTGGAGCAGATTCTTTTTCTACTTATGAAGAAGGTATTAAAAAAGAATGGATTATAGGAAATGGATTGGGAGGATATGCTTCATCCACGGTCCTGGGGGCAGGCACAAGGACTTATCACGGGCTGCTCGTAGCAGCTCCAGAAAATTCACCCGGTCGGTTGCTGTTACTTTCTTCTCTTGATGAAGAAATTTCTACTGGTGGGGAGGTCTATCGCCTTGCTACCCATAAATATCCTGGCACTGTTTCTCCCACAGGCTTCAATTACCTTTCCAAATTCATTCTTGCACCCTTCCCAATGTGGGTTTACCAGCCTGGCGCTTTTACCGTGAAAAAAAAGGTCTTCATGGTTCATAATAACAATACGACCTGTGTAGTCTATGATATCAGATCCAGAAAAGAGGACGCTATACTAAGAATTTTCCCTATGGTAAACTCCAGAGATTTTCATTATACTACTCACTCAGGCTATCTTTCCTTTTATCAGGAAACTGATTCTACAGGCTTAAAACTGGAAAGTTCCAATGGCTTTTCTTTCTTCCTCTCGTCCAATCTCCAGTATCATCGTGATCCTATGTGGTACTACAATTTTGAGTATGATGCTGAAAAGGAGCGTGGACTTGCCTTTCAGGAAGACAACTTTAACCCCGGTTATTTCGAAAGCAAACTCAAAATGGGAACTTCCCGTTTTTTTATTGCTGTGTCAACCGAAGATATTTCTTCTCTTACCCTTGAGGAGGTTGAGGAACTCTATACAAGAGAAGTATATCGACAGAACCTTCTTGCTTTCAATTCCAGGCTTACCGAGCCTTTTGCCCTTAAGCTTCTCAGGGCAACCGACTGTTTTATTGTGAAGAATCCCTCTACAGGCGAGAGTTCGGTGATTGCGGGATACCACTGGTTTGCGGACTGGGGCAGAGACACCATGATTTCTCTGCCGGGGCTTTTTTTAGTTACTCGCCGCTTCGATGAAGCCAGGTCAACTCTCAAGAACTTTTCAAGGCATTGCCGGAGAGGGCTGGTCCCTAATGTATTTCCGGCTCTCGGGGGAGAGGCAGTATATAATACAGTGGACGCGTCTCTCTGGTTTATTCATGCCCTTGGCCGATATTTCGCATACACAAAAGATTTACTGTTTCTCTCTGAGGTCTGGGATACTGTAGAAAGCATCATGGATAATTACCGTAAGGGCACAGACTTCGGGATTGGCATGGACTCCGATTTTCTTATTCGACAGGGTCCTCAACTGACCTGGATGGACGCTAAAGTAGAAGATATTCCGGTGACCCCGAGAGCAGGTAAAGCCTGCGAAATCAATGCTCTCTGGTATAATGCTCTGAAAACGGCTTCCAGAATAGGGGGCCTTCTTGGTAAAGAAACCTCTTCGTATGAAACCCTCGCAGCCGGGGTTGCTTCCAGTTTTGAAGAAGTTTTCTGGAATCCGGAAACCAACTGCCTTTATGATCTCGTGACCAAGGATGAAGACGGAAATCAGATCAAGGACTCATCTATTCGCCCTAACCAGATTTTTGCAGTCGCTCTCCCTTACACTCTGCTTTCTCCAGAAAAAGAAAAGGCTATTGTGGACCGGGTAGAAAAAGATTTACTCACGCCTTTCGGACTCAGGACACTTTCAACGGACAACCCTTCCTATAAAGGCCGCTATCATGGGGGACCTAAGGAAAGGGACCTTGCCTACCACAACGGAACTGTCTGGCCCTGGCTCCTTGGAGCCTATGTAAAAGCTTACCGAAAGGTTCACAATTATTCCAAAAAGAGCCTTGAAGATATGCGTTCCCTCCTCAAGGGCTTTGACATGCATCTTGAAACCGCAGGTATAGGTACTATTTCCGAAGTATTTGATGGGGATTTCCCTTACTCTTCGGAGGGCTGTATTGCCCAGGCCTGGAGTGTTGCCGAGATTCTAAGAGCCTATGTTGAGGATGTTCTTGGGATAAAACCGTGA
- the hisI gene encoding phosphoribosyl-AMP cyclohydrolase — protein sequence MIDFDTLKYENGLILAVVQDQTSREVLMCAYMNREALEKTVKTGIAHFWSRSRKQLWKKGETSGHIQKVKEVRIDCDMDSVLLLVEQVGGACHMGYRSCFYRNLEGEVVGEKVFEPGDVY from the coding sequence ATGATTGACTTTGATACCCTGAAGTATGAAAACGGCCTGATCCTTGCCGTAGTTCAGGATCAGACAAGCAGGGAGGTGCTGATGTGCGCCTATATGAATCGGGAAGCCCTCGAAAAAACTGTCAAGACAGGAATTGCCCATTTCTGGAGCCGGAGCCGAAAACAGCTCTGGAAGAAAGGTGAAACTTCGGGACATATACAGAAAGTAAAGGAAGTCAGGATCGACTGCGATATGGACTCCGTCCTTCTGCTCGTGGAACAGGTCGGAGGAGCCTGCCATATGGGTTACAGGTCCTGTTTCTACCGAAATCTCGAAGGAGAGGTTGTAGGAGAAAAAGTCTTTGAGCCTGGGGATGTTTACTGA
- a CDS encoding serine protein kinase RIO: MGMDQDKKIKRIDSARDKARAREKDSERLKVEENVFDVPTLKILYTLSNKGIIKAMGGAISTGKEANVFYAEGEEKELAIKIYRIASSTFKAMDAYIMKDPRFTNIRNNRRDIIFAWTRKELQNLKRAKSAGVRVPEPIIAEKNILIMEFMGEEKTPYPLLKNTPLKNDEAKLVYDKIVEYMRLLYKEANLVHADLSEYNVLIDPADTTPIFIDMGQSVTLEHPNAREFLYRDVQNILRFFGRYGITDKPEELLSKIQADAT; the protein is encoded by the coding sequence ATGGGAATGGACCAGGACAAAAAAATAAAGCGCATTGACAGCGCAAGGGATAAGGCGCGTGCAAGGGAGAAAGACTCCGAAAGGCTAAAGGTGGAAGAAAATGTATTCGACGTACCTACCCTTAAAATCCTTTATACCCTTTCCAACAAAGGCATAATAAAGGCAATGGGGGGAGCCATCAGTACTGGGAAGGAAGCGAATGTCTTTTATGCTGAAGGCGAGGAAAAAGAACTGGCAATAAAGATATATCGAATTGCCAGCAGTACTTTCAAGGCAATGGATGCTTATATTATGAAAGACCCTCGCTTTACGAATATTCGAAATAATAGGCGAGACATCATTTTTGCATGGACACGCAAAGAATTGCAGAACCTGAAGCGTGCAAAGAGCGCGGGAGTGCGAGTGCCTGAGCCAATTATTGCAGAAAAAAATATTCTTATAATGGAGTTCATGGGGGAAGAAAAAACACCCTATCCCCTGTTGAAAAACACTCCCCTGAAAAATGACGAAGCAAAACTTGTTTATGACAAAATCGTCGAATATATGCGACTTCTCTATAAAGAAGCGAACCTTGTACATGCTGACCTGAGCGAATACAATGTCCTCATAGATCCGGCAGATACGACCCCTATTTTTATCGACATGGGGCAATCTGTGACTCTGGAACACCCTAATGCCAGAGAGTTTCTCTACAGAGACGTGCAAAACATACTCAGGTTCTTCGGCCGTTATGGAATAACGGACAAACCTGAAGAATTACTTTCAAAAATACAAGCTGATGCAACATGA